The sequence below is a genomic window from bacterium.
CGGACTTTCCGCAGGGCTCCCCCGGTGTGTCGTTCGTGCGGAGGGCACGAGGTGAGGCGCGCGCAGCTGCATCTGTACTACGGCGGCGGGAAGGGCAAGTCGACCGCTGCGTTCGGCCAGGCCGTCCGGGCGTGGGGCCGCGGCTGGCGTGTGCTCTTCGTCCAGTTCCTGAAGGACTCGCGCGACCCGTCGAGCGAGGTCGC
It includes:
- a CDS encoding cob(I)yrinic acid a,c-diamide adenosyltransferase, whose protein sequence is MRRAQLHLYYGGGKGKSTAAFGQAVRAWGRGWRVLFVQFLKDSRDPSSEVAAAAALGPRFRLLRAPLPAPAIGDPGPRGRRLLRAACAELL